The stretch of DNA AGATGCCCACTCCTGCCTACTACATGTGCGTGTAGGTAATCCTTTTTTGGTACTCAGTGCGCAATTAGAAGTGTCTCCACAGTAGTCACATCCTTAAAGTGTTATGTCATTGCAAGAGGATGAAATGTCTGCCTGACTGATTGGTCCATACCTTGCGCAGACCTCGCAGTCAGAGACATACGGTAtgcaaacaggcccatcggcccacttggTCTTTACTATTTTTTATCTGTTTTATCAATCCATTTCAGTCTCCACAAATTCTCAACCCTCCCAAAATTTaaccacactggggacaatttataatgtccaatcaacctaccaacccgcataatcctttatgtgggaggaaactaaagcaccTAGTGGAAACTAACCTGGTTACAGAGAGaaggtgcagactccacacagacaggacccgaggtcaggatctaacctagatctgtagtgctgtgaggcagtggctctgctgGCTGCACCTCTGGGCTGTTCGCTGTGCTGCAACAGTATGCAATGGTGATGCAGGTTCTCGATCCAAAATGGGGACAATtccattctccccacagatgctgctcgacccaaggAGTTCCTCTAGCAGATTGATTGTTGCTCCAGGCCTCAGTGTTGGCGGGTTCGCATGTCTCCTGTTTTTTCCTGCtctttgctttctccccattgaaAATAAACAATTTTCAATTCATGCCAGTATATTACACCACCACACCGATCTCCCAAATCCTATGCGCTGtatccatgttgaccaatttcCTGTGTGTGGCCTTATGAAAGGTTCAAAAAATTATATATACAATCGATCCCCTGTGGGATTTTATGTCGACTGCTGTTTGCAGATTAAGTCTCTTTACCACACAAAGCTTATACGTACCATAGAACTGTGGGAATTGAAACTCTAACTCTGTAAAATATCTCTGCTAAATTAAACATGCCTAGCCATTTGTAATCACTGTGATAACTAGGTAGTGCAATCACATTATGAGATAACTTAGGAGAGGttcttgatgggggggggggggggttgtgaaatGCCATATTGGGTAGAAGAACAATTATCTATTCGTGCTAGTAGGTTACaaccctcaccctctcctcctcaTCAATTGTATGCCTGCCAAACATGTTGATCAGCCTCCTGTGTGGGGTCTTATGAAAGGTCTCTGAAAATGCAAATACATCCCAAACACTGGTCCCCCTGACCTATACATTGATTCCCCCTGATCTACAGATACTGCTCCTGTCACACAGCTCCAagagcccaggttcaatcctaaccatggatgctgtcagtgtggagtttgcacctcagAACCTGCGCCGAGCAGCTGGCAGGAGTATTCAATAACATCTTCCGACACCAATCTATGTTTCCCACCTACTTTAAGAAGCCCGCTATCATCTGGCTGCAAACAAAAGAAATGTAGCATTCCCTcggttcttatctctggcctttgttccaacccccTCGCCTAAATCGACCTATTGCCTGCCACGCtcctcttttctagctttcttctctccccaacaaacagtctgaagagaaATCTGAACTGTCACTTATATGTccgccagagatgctacctgacctgctgagttacttcagcactttgctcTTTCTTGCCTTAATGACTGCTATCTGTTGGctttgacatccaccatcttaaAGTGCTTTGCGAGCTGGTCACAAGGTCATgagaaataggagtagaattagtccattgggcccatcaagtctactccgccattcaatcatagctgacctatctatcccttctaaccccattctcctaccttctccccataacctctgacacccgtactaatggagAATATATCTTGACCAGCACCAATATGGTCATGACACATGTTGTCATGCCTCCCAGACAATCTTGAACCACTGTGATTAACCTACTGCCGCAAAAGGTCATTTCCATTTTATCGAGAGATGCTccccgactcgctgagtttcttcgatgctgctgcacccgctgagtttctccagcacttttgtgtaccttcgattttccagcatctgcagttccttcttaaacacttcagcACATTGAGAAAGATCCTTGCAGTCCCGCACCTCGCCGGTCTTCCAGCCCAGGGGGCACCCAAGAGCAAGTGAGCGCGGTCCGTTCCCAATACGCATGCTCTTAAaattaatcatttaaaaaaaaaaacaaccttaTTTaccgatttatttatttttaccgtTAAAGTGAATTGGATGCCGTTCTGTAATTGATGGGAACAGTTCCAGTGTGTTTGGCGTTTAAATAGAGCAGGCCGATAGTGGCCATGGTAACCGCGGCCATCTTGCTGTTTCCGGCCCACTTCAAGGGGAAGCCATGACGGACCGCTACAACATCCACAGCCAGTTGGAACATCTGCAGTCCAAGTACATCGGTACGGGCCACGCCGACACCACCAAGTGGGAGTGGCTGGTCAACCAGCACCGCGACTCGTACGCCTCCTACATGGGCCACTTCGACTTGCTCAACTACTTCGCCGTGGCTGAGAACGAGACCAAGGCCCGGGTCCGCTTCAACCTCATGGAGAAGATGCTGCAGCCGTGCGGGCCACCGCCCGACAAGCCCGAGGAGGCCTGAGACGAGGAGCGCCCCAGGTGAGAGGCccaggagtgaggggggagggtgttAAGGTCTGGGCGttgggcgggggggagaggcagAAACCCGGTAGATGCCTGAGGGGTGAGAAAATCACTCGAGTGAGGGGTCAGGGGCAAAGGCTGGGAAATGTGGCTTCAAATTAAGGGGAGGGGAGCAGCCAGCTTCGTCACTGACCATCTATTCCCAGAAAATCCTGCAAAGCCCATTCATATCGGCCGAAAGACCTCTGACACTGTAGCTCGATCTACAACCAGCGATTTGAACCTCCACCCCCAGGGCATTTCCCATCTATTTATTCCCATCACTATTGACAAGAATctgctcctcacctccccccagtGACCAGATCAAAAGATTTATTATTATAATTTTCCGCGTTATCAGTCATTCCCTGCCCTAACCTAACAAGTAATTGGTTACAGCGAGCCAATAGACTGATTTACctacgtgtaggaaagaaatggccaggactctcttgtaaaagagattttaaatctcaatgagacttctcctggttaaataaaggttaaataaaaataaaataaaaaaagatgctggtttaaatcgaaggacccaaaacgtcacctattccttctccagatatgctgcctgtcccgctgagttactccagcttttgtgtctaccttagactgATTTACCTGCCACTTTCTTTCCCCCAGAACCACAACCAACCAACTCGCCTCTTACTGCCTGGGTCTCCTATTTCCTATCTGGCCCATCTCACAGAAGGCTTGCCTTTGATTCAGTTTGTTGCAATATCGAAAATACCACGATGCAGTCAGCAAATCAAATGGATTTTCTTTGCTGGACTTAGTAATTTTCACGAACACAGCTAACCCAGAGACCAAACCAGGCAATCATCAAATTATAACAGGAGTGTTGCAAGGGCCATAATTGGAAGACTTGTTCAAGGATAAAGGCTGCCTGCTTTAAAATTTGATAAGATGTTCCACAgtgcctcttgcccagagaattGGAATCAAG from Amblyraja radiata isolate CabotCenter1 chromosome 8, sAmbRad1.1.pri, whole genome shotgun sequence encodes:
- the sf3b5 gene encoding splicing factor 3B subunit 5 — protein: MTDRYNIHSQLEHLQSKYIGTGHADTTKWEWLVNQHRDSYASYMGHFDLLNYFAVAENETKARVRFNLMEKMLQPCGPPPDKPEEA